The proteins below are encoded in one region of Deltaproteobacteria bacterium GWC2_65_14:
- a CDS encoding methylmalonyl-CoA epimerase, translated as MIRKIQHIGVAVRSLEQAIPFYRDVLGLEFVGTEEVADQKIRAAIFRIGESTIEVLETTSPDGPVGRFLERNGEGIHHLCLQVDDAAAALARAKEMGVRLIDETPRQGVHGMRIGFLHPKATFGVLTEFAEGGDGY; from the coding sequence ATGATCCGGAAGATCCAGCATATCGGGGTGGCGGTCCGCTCGCTCGAGCAGGCGATCCCCTTTTATCGAGACGTCCTGGGGCTGGAATTCGTCGGGACGGAGGAGGTGGCCGACCAGAAGATCCGGGCCGCGATCTTCCGCATCGGGGAGAGCACGATCGAGGTGCTCGAGACCACCTCGCCCGACGGGCCGGTCGGCAGGTTCCTCGAGAGGAACGGGGAGGGGATCCATCATCTCTGCCTCCAGGTGGACGATGCGGCGGCGGCGCTGGCCCGCGCGAAGGAGATGGGAGTGCGGCTGATCGACGAGACTCCCCGCCAGGGGGTCCACGGGATGAGGATCGGCTTCCTCCACCCGAAGGCGACCTTCGGCGTCCTGACCGAGTTCGCGGAAGGGGGAGACGGGTACTGA